aattattatgttttcacaagtattattttaaacaacactattatactttcgtttaaaaccttaacaatatttataagtcgtattttaaAATAGCTTTCGAagtattcttttatacaaattattacctTCTACAAATCCTATTTTTCAAACAACATTTCTATATATCTATCTGTAACTTTAGCTatatttacaaagctattttctttttttataatactatatttacacttagcctaattaattataagtccggtcggttaaccattgttaatgggtcttaaagggtgcttaataccttccctttagactaattgaacccttacctagaatcttaagtttcgcagaccttaaacagagttaactttaaacataactttaataaacttcaggtgtcctaattcaccgtaaataattaggtggcgactccttaaaacaaaccaaacaaaaacaggaatctccaatatgtcgtacttctattttaacccggttaaaatggggtatgacaactacctgtcaccgcaatggtgagaatgactttcaagcaggttgtggagcgatttgttgttaggacaaggcaagctagagcgatattagccgacggcgggacatggatgccaaagcccttcaaaaatatggagcattatagaaaaaaaagcGAGCATCACCAAATGatcgagtatgacccaattcaacatgtgtatgaagttaggacgggttatcgcaacggtaagggtggaaacgtgcataccgtttatgaggcaacaagaacatgcacttgcggtaagtggcaaacgtaccgcatgccgtgttctcatgctgtcaagtgcttcgagagaatgagaaaaacggtaacaagttatatggcaggggaatacaaggtccacagttaccttagagcatattccggccaattccacccacttggtaatgaagcttattggccaaacgagccgttttcgttggttgctaacaaggattacatcaggaaattgggcattaactcacggagtcgtagacccaatcaaatggatgttagtgaaagaacttattctcgcaagtgctctacatgtaagcaatatggccatgacaagcgtttgtgtgggcaacaaggtcgtggtagtacaagcacgtctcgaagtaatagagcctctagaacttgaagattgtattattattgtaatttattattgtattgctttgaattagtattgtaattaaatggaatgaattattttttaattagtataaacctctcgtattggatgaattattattaaatcaaatatttatatttgtacattcaaattactactatatagaagcatgggtctcaacccatgcttcgtcgtccgtaagcattaaaaaaaattgtgtggtccccatattaaacaccaaccaatattaaaaaaaattaaaaaaaacaccaaccaatattaaaaaaaaaagtaaaaaaagtggaacccgccatctccaaactcacggaaaaaatagtgaaccccatattaacaaaatcaagcaatatataaaaaaaaaaaacgaatcccatattaaaaaaaacaaacaatgtcaaaaaaaagtgcaaaatttgtattcatagcaaacactaatataataaagttttaaatacggagcacaagctacaatgttatattaatcgtgttttgaacatagtatcccatattgacaaaatcaagcaatataaaaaagaagtgaatcccatattaaaaaaacaaacaatgtcaaaaaaaaaaatgcagactttgtattcgtagcaaacactaatataataaagttttagatacggagcacaaactacaatattatattaatcgtgttttgaacatagtatatatatatatatattaaaaaatcaaacaatattcatgtaattttcaaagtatctcattaagtcaataatgatggattcattgtcacgcgcgtattcgtagcaaacactaatataataaagttttaaatacggagcacaaactacaatgttatattaatcgtgtttttaacatagtatcccatattgacaaaatcaagcaatataaaataaaaaataaaaaaaaggaagtgaatcccatattaaaaaaacaaacaatgtaaaaaaaaaagtgcagactttgtattcgtagcaaacactaatataataaagttttagatacagagcacaaactacaatgttatattaatcgtgttttgaacatatatatatatatatatatatatatatatatattatatgcataaaaatagtgcaatctaataatgtccaaaagggtgggccccatactaaacaacaccaagcaatataaaaaataaaaataaaaaaaagaagaaactatatgaagcatgggtctccgttgtcccttaaaaaaaagggtgggccccatactaaataacaccgagcaattaaaaaaaaaggaagaaaaaaaagtggaactcgccgtctccaaactcatgggaaaaaaaaagtgaaccccatattatcaaaatcaagcaataccccaaaaaaaaaagtgaaccccatattaaaaaatataatgttaaaaaaaagtgctgactttgtattcgtagcaaacactaatataataaatttttagatacggagcacaaactataatgttatattaatagtgttttgaacatagtatatgtataaaaatagtataaactaataatgtcaacaaaaaaaaaaattgcaccccataaagggtggacctcatactaaacaacatcaagcaataaaaaaaaaaagtggaacccaccatctccaaactcacggtaaaaaaaagtggacctcatatgaacaaaatcaagcaatatcaaaaaaaaaagtgaaccccatattaaaaaaaaaaaatatcaaaaaaaaagtgcagactttgtattcgtagtaaacactaatataataaagttttagatacggagtacaaactacaatgttatattaatcgtgttttgaacatagtatgtatatatatgcataaaaatagtgcaaattaataatgtcaaaaaaaaaagtgcactccatattaaaaaatcaaacaatattcatgtaatttccaaagtatctcattaagtcaataataatggattcattgccacgtgtgtATCAattcattagtgggagcaaatgaaattgcttttcttcaaaaggttaagtagtcaaaccatacaattttctttcttttttatattagcctgagatctaatctacaTATTAAActattgtatttgctattccgccatgtcatttatttgttttgtttactaaaataaatatacttaaagtatttatattttaaaataagatagaataagtaaaatgagctaaatcgaaaatatttaccaaaaattaaaaaatagtatttcttcgtttaaatagaaaatcaatttctactttgtttcgttttaaacatgtaaaattaatttaataatttgaattagaattatccaaatcaaaatttgataaaaaataataagtattttacacctttaaattaatcaaaaaattgaaagtatcaactgatgcttaaatattgctattgttttatctcaaagagaggaaaatagtttcgttttaaacaagtcttctcttttaaaaaatattaataaatttgccgattttgtattcgtagcaaacattaatataataaaattttagatacggatcacaaactacaatgttatattaatcgtgttttgaacataatatactatatatatatatatatatatatatatatatatatatatatatatatatatatatataatcactatttaaAGACAAccacatacacatagatgcactataatctaaagtgttgggcccgtgcgcagcacgggcataggccgtctagtataataaaacacttaaatcaaaaccctataaatatgacaagtttcaaaacttacttcggggcactttagaacccctaaaacgacgatccaaacgtttaggtggacttgatataatgagccgacattattgtactcaaaaaaagatattaagttttatataaaatattgatattttggagttttgaaacatgactaatctttgcccaaagtatggaaaaaaatgtgatttgaaaggtaacaccaaaaaaaaaaaaaaacagaagagcTGCTTCAcacacgaaattcgtgcgtgaaacctattaatttttttttatactagtttggttcaactatTTTTTTGTGCTAGAAAAGTCGCGGATTCTGATCGAGCAGATGAACAGTGAGGAACAAAAGCCACGAGAGAATTGATTTTCAAAGACAATGAAACTAAACAGTGCAACTCTTTACCCAGAGTAGCTATGCCTAAAGATGTGACCATTGGGCTGTTGCCCAGCGTTGCTTTTTCTATAATAGGTATATTTAGGTTTAaggagggtatttttgtaatttaacttttaagttagaattttttgctttttatatagtatatatatatatatatatatatatattacacgtGTTGTTTATATGTTCACAACAAACGTGCAAATTTTGATACTATTTTCATTCGGCTTATCTTGTTAAATTGTCTATAAGTTCTACTAGACTGATAAAAACTAGCGTATATTGTTTAATCATTCATATTTGACGAATGGAAAAAACTTAATACTATTTTCATCCAATTTATCTTCTTAAAATGTCACAAGTTTTGTTAAATTATTGGCAAATAGTTTACTGTAGTTCAATTATTCATATCTTTGATTATATTCCTTTCTATTCTTGCTAATGAAGATTACCAAGTTAATTATAGGATCTTCAGTTCATTGCCTATGCTTAACTAATATTTTAAATCCAAAATTTAAAGGTTGATTTCTCATATGGTCATTTAATTAGCTAATAGTTATTACCTCAGtaagttatatttttttaattctaATTTTCTTCAATAACAAAAGTGTGTAAAATAATAACTATTTAGTTGAGTGGTTATATATGAGAAAATCTAATTACCAAGTTTAACATGCTTTTATCAGTAAGAGAAGCTTCAAGCTAAGGTCATAGAAATTCAAAACGAAAAGAAGGTGCATATAGCTAGTAGAGTCTTTTGCTTATTAATTAATAAACATTGCTTATTAATTGATTTACATTAGCTAGTAGAACTCCATGCGATTAAGTTTTTTGCATCAAGTTCACGGTCTAGAAGAGCGCAACTAAGCATCAACTCTTGTACTTCCTTTTTTTAGCAAAGCGAGGAAGGAGGTCTCCCACAATAAATTGTCAGGCAATATTTATTTATGACAAAATTCAAACAGCAAAGTCAGCTGTTTTCTTATTCGGTAGGGAGTTGCAATTTGAGCTCGTGGATTCTTGAAAGACCAAAACAAATTCTCGTTACTTCTATGTAATTAGCTTGTGTGGCACTCGCCAGCACTTCCAAAAAATAGCCACGGAATCCATGCATTACTTTGAAGTTTCTAGTTTGTATTTCTTGCTTTTCCTGTGCTTGTCTCATATTGTCCATCTAGGATTCTCTCACTTTTTCGGCTTTTGTCTTTTTGAGTTTTGACACGACACTTTTTTAGTGGTTAAGATAGCATAAGGAATCAAATAGAACAGATCAATGTATAGAAATTTGGAGTATCCGTTTACTCTGTGAAATCTTTGATTATTTATCCTAATTAGTTGGGATATTTGTAATTATTGGGATGTAAGTTTGGCAGCCGTGTAGAGTTCCCGTATTTAACGTAGAGTTCCCGTATTTAACTTTTTGTAATATGTTCAAGTACCCGGTATATCTCCATTATTTTGATATGAATCTAGATTTATATTTTGGGGACCAGGAATAAAAATTAAAGTAGATTCAACTGTGGGGACCTAATTAAAGATTCTTGGCTTTATACTAGTGGTGGTGGAGCAGGTCACTAGAATAGTTGTTAGGGTCAAGGATACAGTGAATAAGAGTGCTTATATTACGTGATAAATTGGATGTATATCCTACTATTATTGCGCTACATTATTAACACTTATAATATGCAGTGCtcaaataaattaattttttatatgGTTTTTGCTAGAAGATTAAAAATCAAGAAAACCGTAGCATTGCCAAAATTGTTTGATTTGACATGGTAATTATCTTTGGAACGGCTTCGATAAAGTCTTGGAGCCCATCAATTGCAGTGTTGAATAAATTCATCGGTTTATCAACCAAAGCTGGCCATATAGAAGCCACCAGTTAAGAGATGTACATGAAATTGATCAAGTGATAAGGCCCCCTAATTGATTAAATCTAATTGGATTTCCAACACTGCCTAATTGCCGCTTTAAATCAATGACATTTGGCTAGATTATATGTACTACGATTTAAGCCTCGTTGACCAATTGCAAATTAAGATCCCCGCTGGACTTGTTCGCTTCATTCACATTGATCAAAAGTTAATAGCCCAAGTTGAGACGCCGATATGCCATGCACAATTTTTAATCAAATGcgattttaaaataaattttatgGGTTGAACTAAACTTATTGTCTTTGACCCgaactctctctctatatatatatataaaatatgacgtcacacaccgtattggtgcagggtggatgaaatagaggcttgcctctggagtgttgtgtgacaagaaggtgtcaccgaaacttaaaggcaagttctacaaagtggtggttagaccgactatgttgtatggggcggagtgttggccagtcaagaaatctcatgttcagaagatgaaagtggcggaaatgagaatgctgcgatggatgtgtgggcacactaggagcgataggattaggaatgaagtcatccgagacaaggttggggtagcctcagtggaagacaagatgcgggaagcgaggctgagatggtttgggcatgtgatgcggagagatgcaaatgtcccagtgcggaggtgcgagaggttggccagtgacggtttcagaagaagtagaggtaggccgaagaagtattggggggaagtgattagacatgacatggcgcatttcctgcttaccgaggacatgaccttaaatAGGAGGGTATGGaagactcatattagggtagaaggctagtaagtagtcgtgtttatcctttcttacgagtagctatgttgctctatagtttcttgtctcttcatttctgcgagtatctgttggtttataatgacttatttactttcattgttttcattttcataactgctttgatttgtttgcccgtatatgacctttcttatgctttctcttgagccgatggtcttccggaaacagcctccctacctaaggtgggggtaaggtctgcgtacactctaccctccccagaccccacattgtaggattcactgggtatgttgttgttgttgttgttatgtatatgtacacgtaTAATAATGTTATGTTCATTCTGAACTCGCTAACTTCAAATTCTAATTTCGCCTTTTATTTCGAGTAGTAAATGGTTCTTTGACCAGCAATTCTATTAGGCTTGTTTATTAAAAGGTGTTCTTGTAGATTAACGCTATGTAAGTACAAATTAAATATTCAGTGAAAGCTTTAGGgcatgtttggaaagccaccaggTAATTGGAATTTGGTGCAATTgaatgtaattacacagtttggcttGTCCGTTTAActaagtaattacacagttaggtagAAATTGAGTGTAactgagagggtgtaattacactcttcaaTTCTCAAGACCCATTCTCTGTACTAACAATAGGATCAATTATAACCAGTCACACACTCATACTCCGGAAATACAGAAACAAAGAAATTCCATGATCGAACTACCAAAAGAAAATAGAATGGACTAGAACCAATGGGCGATGCTTGGTTACAATTTCAAATGCGTTATTATATTTTTGCTCtagtttttgttgtttttgatgttgaaacaattacactcttcaattctttagggggggggggggggggtagtactgagaattgagtgtaattataccctgtaattacagggttacatgttagtttctttctttttttgttttattttaatttcatttctttttaatttttttttatttctattattttttttacttttaaattattttaattttttaatttttttttacatatattatttatctttcatttcctttcttctcattcgcAACCTTAACTTCTTGtagttccatgtaattgctcgtattttttaattgttttattcatttagcataaccgtgttattattctaatttttgaaactacacctcttaatattagaaagaatgagtcattaataaacttgacatataacgagcGATGTTAGTAAAGTAGAATTTCactgtgaatgaggttatagacttataatttccctttattttgaattatatttacttaagttgtgtttgaacttacttatgtaatgttggaatttgacataagagtattatgttaaaaaatttcttttggattttgaaattaggttatattttcgattttaatttatttgttttagtactattgacttgttatttcacattgcatgctgTTTTTTTCACTTACAATTCATagattttttttgtcaaacatttgaataaggttatgacattatgtttataaatattaattttttttgggtcaaacatccaatccattaTGTTCGCACAAAAAAAGtttgcttttaagttttataattaactaaaattaaaatattattaatttgaaaaatagatatcaattattttttacaatattagttataaatatatggttaaaattaatatattttcaagaaataatgtgCTATTAAATAACTaaattaatatcatttataaaggcacatattttgaaattttaatttttataattaaattttatttttaaattaaactaactatgtaattacacttgtgcaaccaaacaacatgcttgtaattacattgtaattacattatgacaaacaaataaGTCATTATAATTATAATGCTGTGTAATTATTAagttgtgtaattactaccctactaattacaccaattccaattttcaggtggctttccaaacagacccttaatCTTACAAGGAAATACACTTTAAGAAGCTTTGATTTCGACATAATCTATGAGCACATCTAGGAACAAAACACAATTATGGTTTTTAGTCAAAGAAATGTACAGCATGTCGTAGATTGTTAATATATCGCGTCCATATATCTGAATATTTCATCATTATTTCATCATTAATCATTAATCACTAATCACGGAAAGGACATTAGCTGATAGCTCTACTTTTTGGACTGCAATAAGAGGATAAGTCTCCAGATTCCCACTAGATGAAGAAAGTAGGGACCCCCCACATAAGTTTTGCCACATGGTTCCACCACGTCACCACCATGGCTTTTAACCCGTGGCTTATTTGTACAAGCTGCACGTACAGATCAACATATTGCTAAGCTGCTTCCCCTTATATATTCTTATTACACCGTCTTGGTTACTTGCTGTCCATACTAGTATTCTCTAACGTTGCCAAAACTAATTCAGTGTACTTGCTCAATCATTTATGCAACAGAAATGGGCTTTCTAGATCATCTTTCTGAGCTCTTCGAATTCCATCGCGGCACCAGCAAAAGGAGGCTCAGTAAACTAAGGAAAAATGAACTTGAGGTATGTATGCTCATAAATACATGCATGCTTTAATTCCATATATACTACTCTACTGTTGCCTGTTTGATCAAGTTTTTGGAAAGTAAAAGATGCTTGTTTTAGAGATGATCAAACTTTTATTAGTGATTTTGGACAGTAACATGCAGAAGCTGAAAAAAGTATGTTACTTCTCATAAGTACTTTTTGATGCAGAAGCTGAAAAAAGTACGATGCTTCTCATAAGTACTTTTTGCAAATTTGCTCAAACATAAATTATTACTTTAACATAAATAAAAGTGTTTTTCCAATTGATTAGTCATAACTCAAATGCTAGTCTCTAAAAGTtcttttttctcaaaaaatattCTCAAAACATTTTTCAAAGCAAATTTtgaaagcttgaccaaacagtaCATAGAATACTTAATCTTACTTTCTCTGATATATTAAATTTGTAGATAGTGGAGATAAGAGTGAAAATGGACTGCGAAGGATGCATAAGGAGGGTGAGGAAGTCGGTAGAAGGGATGAAAGGAGTAACGAAAGTAGAAGTGGAACCAAAGCAGCACAAGCTAACAGTAACTGGTTATGTGGACCCAGATAAAGTGTTGCGACGAGTAAGACATCGTACAGGAAAGAAGGCTGAGTTCTGGCCATACGTTCCTTACGATCTGGTGGATCATCCTTACGTACGTGGTGTTTATGATAAGAAAGCTCCGGCAGGATACGTTCGCAACGCCTATGATAACCCGCAGACTGCAAGCCTTGCAAGGGCGAGCTCTACTGAGGTCAACTATATTACTGCGTTTAGTGATGAAAATCCACAGGCATGCATGATTATGTGAGAAACATGTCCAGTGGCTT
Above is a genomic segment from Lycium barbarum isolate Lr01 chromosome 12, ASM1917538v2, whole genome shotgun sequence containing:
- the LOC132622128 gene encoding heavy metal-associated isoprenylated plant protein 26-like, producing MGFLDHLSELFEFHRGTSKRRLSKLRKNELEIVEIRVKMDCEGCIRRVRKSVEGMKGVTKVEVEPKQHKLTVTGYVDPDKVLRRVRHRTGKKAEFWPYVPYDLVDHPYVRGVYDKKAPAGYVRNAYDNPQTASLARASSTEVNYITAFSDENPQACMIM